From Chelatococcus sp. YT9, a single genomic window includes:
- a CDS encoding TRAP transporter small permease produces the protein MQKFLDVLYRALDVLLVVLLAGMVALVFANAVARYVFDYSIHVADELPRFLFVWLTFIGAAAAHRQSLHLGMKFVITSFPKTAWPVLMALSEVLILGCCLLLVWGGVLTWQVNASVTSPILGVSLVYVHGVAVFAAVLMAMSSTWRLVRLARGEMTEHELALFAETEEDQVIAETKGRLD, from the coding sequence ATGCAGAAATTCCTCGATGTTCTCTACCGGGCGCTCGACGTCCTGCTGGTGGTCCTTCTGGCGGGGATGGTCGCGCTTGTTTTTGCGAATGCCGTCGCCCGTTATGTCTTCGACTACAGCATTCACGTTGCGGACGAGTTGCCGCGCTTCCTGTTCGTATGGCTCACGTTCATCGGAGCTGCGGCGGCGCACCGGCAATCCCTGCACCTCGGCATGAAGTTTGTCATCACGTCCTTTCCGAAGACGGCGTGGCCGGTGCTGATGGCGCTCTCCGAAGTGCTGATCCTCGGCTGCTGTCTGCTCCTCGTCTGGGGCGGGGTGTTGACGTGGCAGGTCAATGCATCGGTGACCTCGCCGATACTGGGCGTGTCGCTCGTCTATGTGCACGGCGTCGCAGTCTTCGCGGCCGTGCTGATGGCGATGTCCTCGACCTGGCGGCTCGTGCGTCTCGCGCGGGGCGAAATGACGGAGCATGAACTCGCGCTTTTCGCGGAGACGGAAGAAGACCAGGTTATTGCGGAAACAAAGGGGCGGCTCGATTGA
- a CDS encoding RNA ligase RtcB family protein, whose product MGTSFYAAADARVRIFASSTSWIEGAAVRQLEQTAERNGVIAVAGMPDLHPGHHGPVGCAVLAEGIVYPDIIGTDIGCGMQLWSLDLTERRLKIDKAAERFAAIEGPWPGDARDLVAKEGIDDGGFADSLGTVGGGNHFCELQAVAEIVDPERARGAGIEAGALALLIHSGSRGLGAAVLADHHAGGTEGLPLSAGGEAYLAAHDNAVAFARLNRRVIATRAMAALRCDGALTVDSPHNLAEQVDHKVLHRKGAAPADRGLVPVPGSRGALTYLVAPLPPPAGAITSIAHGAGRRHDRASMEGRVRKQQGDLARLTRNAFGGRILCSDRRLLVEEAPEAYKNIEHVIDDMVRHAMVSVVAVLRPVITFKTLREARPRNGRAS is encoded by the coding sequence ATGGGCACTTCATTCTACGCGGCCGCCGACGCGCGCGTCCGCATCTTTGCCTCGTCCACATCGTGGATCGAGGGAGCTGCCGTGCGGCAGCTCGAACAAACGGCAGAACGCAACGGCGTGATAGCCGTGGCCGGCATGCCGGACCTGCATCCCGGCCATCACGGCCCGGTCGGCTGCGCGGTTCTCGCAGAAGGCATCGTCTATCCGGATATCATCGGCACTGATATCGGTTGCGGCATGCAGCTCTGGAGCCTCGATCTCACCGAGCGCCGGCTCAAGATCGACAAAGCGGCGGAACGATTCGCCGCTATCGAGGGCCCCTGGCCCGGCGACGCGCGGGACCTTGTCGCCAAAGAAGGCATTGACGATGGCGGCTTTGCGGACAGCCTCGGCACTGTCGGCGGTGGCAACCACTTCTGCGAGCTCCAAGCGGTCGCCGAGATCGTTGACCCAGAACGCGCCCGCGGCGCCGGTATAGAGGCGGGCGCGCTCGCCCTGCTCATCCATTCGGGCTCGCGCGGGCTCGGAGCAGCCGTCCTGGCGGACCACCATGCCGGCGGCACCGAAGGCTTACCCCTGTCCGCAGGCGGCGAGGCTTATCTTGCCGCCCACGACAATGCGGTCGCTTTCGCCAGGCTGAACCGGCGCGTCATCGCCACGCGCGCGATGGCCGCGCTGCGCTGTGATGGAGCACTGACGGTCGACAGCCCCCATAATCTGGCTGAGCAGGTGGACCACAAGGTGCTTCATCGCAAAGGGGCCGCTCCGGCTGACCGGGGGCTCGTGCCGGTGCCGGGGTCGCGGGGTGCTCTCACCTATCTCGTCGCGCCCTTGCCGCCTCCCGCCGGAGCCATAACGTCGATTGCCCACGGCGCTGGCCGCCGCCATGATCGCGCCTCGATGGAGGGGCGTGTGAGAAAGCAGCAGGGGGATCTCGCTCGTCTCACCCGCAATGCGTTCGGCGGGCGCATTCTCTGTTCCGATCGGCGCCTGCTGGTGGAGGAGGCTCCCGAGGCCTACAAGAATATTGAGCACGTGATCGACGATATGGTTCGCCACGCAATGGTTAGCGTGGTGGCTGTCCTACGTCCGGTCATCACCTTCAAGACCTTGCGCGAGGCTCGCCCCCGAAACGGGAGGGCTTCGTGA
- a CDS encoding SEC-C metal-binding domain-containing protein gives MSKRRRSYPSETHVKRGDRIVHGHVELVEKLGRNDLCVCGSGRRFQAVLHVERTFGWIGA, from the coding sequence ATGAGCAAGCGTCGTCGCTCCTATCCCTCGGAGACCCACGTGAAGCGAGGCGATCGGATCGTCCACGGCCATGTTGAACTCGTCGAGAAACTCGGCCGCAATGATCTCTGCGTCTGCGGTTCCGGTCGCAGATTTCAAGCGGTGCTGCATGTCGAGCGGACATTTGGATGGATCGGAGCGTGA
- a CDS encoding FadR/GntR family transcriptional regulator, whose protein sequence is MKLEAVAPRMGLVGDAVQRLEASIRKGMPAGSRLPSEAEIARQLQVSRPVVREALAFLRADGLVESRQGQGLFVADQKVLRIRIGDLNASQEGLLDLLEVRRGVESETARLAAERRTPEDIEVLRTALGAMAKAEAEGRDGVDEDLAFHLAIARISRNQILIKIIHFWSETLRDAIAFLRDDDAKTEAIVMTRQERHAEIFRLIAAGDAEGAHRAMMDHMKETLHRFRSHNAD, encoded by the coding sequence GTGAAACTCGAAGCTGTCGCGCCCCGGATGGGGTTGGTCGGCGATGCGGTCCAAAGGCTGGAGGCCTCTATCCGCAAAGGCATGCCGGCCGGCTCGCGCCTCCCATCAGAAGCGGAGATCGCGCGACAATTGCAGGTGAGCAGACCTGTGGTGCGGGAGGCACTGGCCTTTCTGCGCGCGGACGGGCTCGTGGAAAGCCGACAGGGTCAGGGGCTATTCGTCGCCGACCAAAAGGTGCTGCGCATCCGCATCGGAGATCTCAACGCATCGCAGGAAGGATTGCTGGACCTGCTCGAGGTTCGCCGCGGGGTCGAGAGCGAAACCGCGAGACTGGCCGCGGAGCGCAGAACGCCTGAGGATATCGAGGTTCTGCGCACCGCGCTCGGCGCGATGGCCAAAGCCGAGGCCGAGGGACGTGACGGCGTGGATGAAGATCTCGCCTTTCACCTCGCCATCGCGCGCATCAGCCGCAACCAGATCCTCATAAAGATCATTCATTTCTGGTCGGAGACGCTGCGCGACGCCATCGCCTTCCTCCGCGACGACGATGCGAAGACAGAGGCCATTGTGATGACACGCCAAGAGCGGCACGCCGAAATTTTTCGCCTCATCGCCGCTGGCGACGCTGAGGGCGCGCATCGCGCCATGATGGACCACATGAAAGAGACGCTGCATCGGTTTCGTTCGCACAATGCGGACTAG
- a CDS encoding TRAP transporter large permease subunit → MTVTVFIVALCAALAVGVPVSFALIICSVALMLQLGLFNAQIIAQNLVTGADNFQLLAIPFFLLAGELMNAGGLSRRIVHFAMSFVGHYHGGLGYVVIFAAIILASLSGSAAADTAALAAFLLPMMRSSGYDAGRSAGLIAAGGIIAPVIPPSVGFIVFGVAANVSITQLFLGGVVPGLLMALSLVVAWAFVVRGETNLKLLPKASWRERARAGIDGIFALMMPVIVLGVIRFGIVTPTEAAVTAAVYAMLVGLFVYREITIPQLYPIFLAAAKMTAIVMFLVASATISAWLIAQADIPGQFSEFLGPFKDNQTLFLLVVMLLVFLIGTALDFNPTVLILTPILMPLVKEVGINPVYFGVLFIMVNAIGLITPPVGIVLNVVCGVGNVSMKRVMVGIWPFLLAQCLVVVLLVLFPELVLEPLRWLRGR, encoded by the coding sequence TTGACAGTCACAGTCTTCATCGTTGCGCTCTGCGCCGCCCTGGCGGTTGGCGTGCCGGTTTCCTTCGCGCTCATCATTTGCAGCGTCGCCCTGATGCTTCAGCTTGGCTTGTTCAACGCGCAGATCATCGCGCAAAATCTCGTGACGGGTGCTGATAATTTTCAGCTTTTGGCCATTCCATTCTTCCTGCTCGCGGGAGAGCTTATGAATGCTGGCGGCTTGTCCCGCCGCATCGTGCATTTCGCGATGTCGTTCGTGGGCCACTACCATGGCGGCCTGGGCTATGTCGTAATTTTCGCGGCGATCATCCTGGCGTCGCTATCAGGGTCCGCGGCGGCCGATACGGCGGCGCTCGCCGCGTTCCTGCTGCCTATGATGCGTTCGTCAGGCTATGATGCGGGCCGGTCTGCGGGTCTCATCGCGGCTGGGGGGATCATCGCGCCGGTCATTCCGCCGTCGGTCGGCTTCATCGTTTTTGGCGTCGCGGCCAATGTGTCGATCACACAGCTCTTCCTCGGCGGCGTTGTGCCGGGCCTCCTAATGGCGCTTTCGCTGGTCGTCGCATGGGCATTCGTCGTGCGGGGCGAGACCAATCTCAAGCTGCTGCCAAAGGCGAGCTGGAGGGAACGTGCGCGGGCGGGCATCGACGGCATTTTTGCCCTCATGATGCCGGTCATCGTGCTTGGCGTCATCCGCTTCGGCATCGTAACGCCCACGGAGGCGGCGGTGACGGCCGCAGTCTACGCGATGCTCGTCGGATTGTTCGTGTATCGGGAGATCACGATACCTCAGCTCTATCCCATATTCCTCGCCGCGGCGAAGATGACGGCAATTGTCATGTTCCTCGTTGCGTCGGCGACAATTTCTGCGTGGCTGATAGCGCAGGCGGATATTCCAGGGCAATTCAGCGAGTTCCTGGGACCATTTAAGGACAACCAGACACTGTTCCTGCTGGTCGTGATGTTGCTCGTCTTCCTGATCGGGACGGCGCTCGATTTCAATCCAACTGTTCTCATTCTGACGCCTATCCTTATGCCGCTCGTCAAGGAGGTGGGGATCAATCCCGTCTACTTCGGCGTGCTGTTCATCATGGTCAACGCGATCGGCCTGATCACGCCGCCCGTGGGCATTGTGCTGAACGTGGTATGCGGGGTCGGAAACGTATCGATGAAGCGGGTGATGGTTGGAATATGGCCGTTCCTGCTTGCGCAGTGCCTCGTCGTGGTGCTGCTGGTGTTGTTCCCCGAACTCGTCCTGGAGCCGCTCAGATGGCTGCGTGGGCGTTGA
- the prfH gene encoding peptide chain release factor H, with protein sequence MSGLVLCVSAGRGPSECRQGVVAVAACMREEALSHGLAFSCESDEALPASLLLSVDGIGAETFARSWEGSVRWIAKSTLRPGHRRKNWFIAVRRVSAPVELPLVADADLRFEALRAGGPGGQHQNRTESAVRAVHLPTGIAVVARDERSQHRNKSLAVARLRALLAAMHERDRDTARFSDWLARVSVERGNAVRTLRDTPEGPRSE encoded by the coding sequence ATGAGCGGGCTTGTCCTGTGTGTCTCGGCGGGACGGGGACCGTCGGAATGCCGGCAGGGCGTGGTGGCCGTCGCTGCTTGCATGCGCGAGGAAGCGCTAAGCCACGGGCTCGCCTTCAGTTGCGAGAGCGATGAAGCCTTGCCCGCTTCCCTTCTCCTATCCGTGGACGGCATCGGCGCGGAAACCTTCGCAAGGTCGTGGGAGGGTAGCGTGCGATGGATAGCAAAGAGTACCCTTAGACCGGGGCATCGGCGCAAGAACTGGTTCATTGCCGTTCGACGAGTATCAGCTCCCGTGGAACTGCCGCTCGTAGCGGACGCGGATCTGCGGTTCGAGGCGCTGCGAGCCGGTGGACCGGGCGGGCAACACCAGAACCGGACAGAGAGCGCGGTCCGTGCTGTGCACCTGCCGACCGGCATCGCGGTAGTTGCGCGCGACGAACGCTCGCAGCACCGCAACAAGTCGTTGGCCGTCGCAAGGCTTCGCGCACTCCTCGCCGCCATGCATGAGCGTGATCGCGACACGGCCCGGTTCAGCGACTGGCTCGCCCGCGTATCGGTTGAGCGCGGCAATGCCGTTCGCACCCTTCGCGACACTCCGGAAGGGCCACGATCCGAGTAA